The proteins below come from a single Drosophila miranda strain MSH22 chromosome Y unlocalized genomic scaffold, D.miranda_PacBio2.1 Contig_Y1_pilon, whole genome shotgun sequence genomic window:
- the LOC117185955 gene encoding uncharacterized protein LOC117185955 — MWNANQLPTQPRQFYLGLLLITICAVLSEDVCAVPTDQSYVENTHGQDGGGMQALQKSIPSIVGSRYGRSSGNAVTGCGATSVDSSKTRRLIIVPRNDRFFLGSRYGKRNGEYLSPYEQNSLSLALSKDSSQDVEQQTSNTNSRLRPSLMSCVYTGISNYYRCKGSDHPSAVYESLDSTSMAESDGDTNNVIN; from the exons ATGTGGAATGCGAATCAGCTCCCTACACAGCCGCGACAATTTTATTTGGGGCTCTTATTGATTACGATTTGCGCGGTGCTGTCCGAGGACGTATGTGCAGTGCCCACCGATCAATCGTATGTTGAAAACACGCATGGGCAAGACGGCGGAG GTATGCAAGCATTGCAAAAAAGTATCCCAAGCATTGTGGGAAGTCGCTACGGGCGGTCCAGCGGCAACGCTGTCACCGGCTGTGGGGCAACTAGTGTTGATAGCTCGAAAACGCGACGTCTCATAATTGTACCACGAAATGATCGTTTTTTTCTTGGCTCTCGATATGGAAAACGGAACGGCGAGTATTTGTCCCCCTACGAACAAAACAGCCTTAGCCTGGCCCTCAGCAAAGACTCGTCACAGGATGTGGAGCAACAGACATCAAACACCAACAGCAGGTTACGGCCATCCCTTATGTCATGCGTCTACACAGGCATCAGCAATTACTATCGTTGTAAAGG CAGTGACCATCCCTCTGCAGTTTATGAAAGTCTCGATTCCACAAGCATGGCAGAAAGTGATGGTGATACGAACAACGTCATCAACTGA